One region of Mycolicibacterium rhodesiae NBB3 genomic DNA includes:
- a CDS encoding class I adenylate-forming enzyme family protein has translation MNGSTALLDHAQRRAMALRDQYREAGHWSGQPADVVRTAAMRRPERLALIARGEELTYAELDERIDGVCSSLAAAGVKTSTPVLVVVGNDVDSVIAVHAALRLDAVILLVPRSVGATQVADIIGRTGAEFGVAPNWPATVEPELAGSATWIALDDCGTPDTEYRSERAADEPCLVLYTSGTTSKPKGVIHSQSTLLKASSNYTAAAGLTDDDRIFLISPLASVTGVLQGLFIGPMLAAPVILEDRWDPSATCELLVTSGATWYGGPDRLLDRILDEAVARKATIPLRAVYLGGTMLDRRIVERIEDDFGIIVMRAYGSSEVPVSTSGLRGEPRGVRHADDGVALADVEVRVGSSGDATECCIRGPHTFLGYTDVDDDAAAFDGDWFRTGDVAELDDGRIRIVGRLKDIIIRNGLKIPAAEVEEAVTKVPGVVECAAYSVADGTTGERLALAVVLESPRQVSLADITDSLVSAGLPKYKLPEELVIWDEPLPVNANGKVERNKLDARSAGRPRVLADRLVSH, from the coding sequence ATGAACGGCTCGACTGCGCTGTTGGACCACGCGCAGCGACGTGCCATGGCATTGCGGGACCAATACCGTGAGGCGGGCCACTGGTCGGGCCAGCCTGCCGACGTCGTGCGCACAGCCGCAATGCGACGTCCCGAGCGGCTCGCGCTGATAGCCAGGGGTGAGGAACTCACCTATGCCGAACTCGACGAGCGCATCGATGGGGTGTGTAGCAGTCTGGCTGCGGCCGGTGTCAAGACATCGACGCCGGTCCTCGTCGTTGTCGGCAATGACGTGGATTCGGTCATCGCCGTCCACGCGGCGCTGCGCCTCGATGCGGTGATCCTGCTGGTGCCCCGCAGCGTGGGCGCGACGCAGGTCGCCGACATCATCGGGCGCACCGGCGCCGAGTTCGGCGTCGCGCCGAATTGGCCTGCGACGGTAGAACCGGAGCTAGCGGGTAGCGCGACCTGGATCGCCTTGGACGATTGCGGTACACCGGACACGGAATACCGATCCGAGCGCGCGGCCGACGAACCGTGCCTCGTGCTCTACACATCGGGGACCACGTCGAAGCCCAAAGGCGTGATCCATTCGCAGAGCACGCTACTCAAGGCCTCGTCGAACTACACCGCGGCGGCCGGACTGACAGACGACGACCGCATCTTTCTGATCAGCCCGTTGGCGTCAGTCACCGGTGTGCTGCAGGGTCTCTTCATCGGGCCGATGCTCGCCGCTCCCGTGATACTCGAGGATCGCTGGGATCCCTCGGCGACATGCGAGTTGCTGGTCACGTCGGGGGCGACCTGGTACGGCGGTCCTGACCGGCTGCTGGACCGCATTCTCGATGAGGCGGTGGCCCGAAAAGCGACCATCCCGCTGCGGGCCGTGTACCTAGGCGGGACGATGCTGGACCGACGAATCGTGGAGCGCATCGAGGACGACTTCGGAATCATCGTCATGCGAGCCTACGGATCGTCTGAGGTACCGGTGAGCACGTCTGGGCTGCGCGGCGAACCCAGGGGCGTGCGCCATGCCGACGATGGCGTCGCATTGGCCGACGTGGAGGTGCGGGTCGGGTCGAGCGGAGATGCCACCGAGTGCTGTATCCGCGGTCCGCACACGTTTCTCGGTTACACCGACGTGGACGACGATGCGGCGGCGTTCGACGGTGATTGGTTTCGCACCGGTGACGTCGCCGAACTCGACGACGGTCGGATTCGCATCGTCGGCCGATTGAAAGACATCATCATTCGTAACGGACTCAAGATCCCCGCCGCCGAGGTCGAGGAGGCGGTCACCAAGGTCCCGGGAGTCGTCGAGTGCGCGGCCTATTCCGTCGCCGACGGTACTACCGGCGAAAGGCTTGCTTTGGCAGTGGTTCTCGAGTCGCCACGCCAGGTGTCACTCGCCGATATCACCGATAGCCTGGTGTCCGCGGGTCTGCCCAAGTACAAGCTTCCCGAGGAGCTCGTCATCTGGGACGAACCGCTGCCCGTCAACGCGAATGGCAAAGTCGAGCGCAACAAACTCGACGCGCGATCGGCGGGGCGGCCGCGCGTGCTTGCCGACCGTCTCGTCTCGCATTAG
- a CDS encoding enoyl-CoA hydratase/isomerase family protein yields the protein MTYERLIVERRGPVGWIINNRPDRLNAYDVVMREEFPKAWAELDADPDVRVIVHTGNGRAFQVGADVEELDGEAVLQFQETMRTLDLKLTGWHCNVGKPVITAVNGVCAGGGLHWVADADVVIASSDATFVDPHVSIGQVSALETIALMRKMPAEAVLRMALVGSHERLTAQRAYELGMISQVVDPPEKLREVAQELAEKIARNSPAAMRATKRALWGALEYGLTDACREGAKHLTSMWGHPDQNEGPLAFADKRTPDWQPLESDS from the coding sequence ATGACGTACGAAAGGCTCATTGTCGAGCGCCGAGGGCCGGTGGGATGGATCATCAACAACCGCCCCGATCGCCTGAACGCCTACGACGTCGTGATGCGCGAGGAGTTTCCAAAGGCCTGGGCGGAATTGGATGCCGATCCCGACGTGCGCGTCATCGTGCACACCGGAAACGGCCGGGCATTCCAGGTCGGTGCCGACGTGGAGGAACTCGACGGCGAGGCCGTGTTGCAGTTCCAGGAGACCATGCGCACGCTGGACCTGAAGCTCACCGGCTGGCACTGCAATGTCGGCAAGCCGGTCATCACCGCGGTCAACGGCGTGTGCGCGGGCGGCGGCTTGCACTGGGTCGCCGACGCCGATGTCGTCATCGCGTCGTCTGACGCCACGTTCGTCGACCCCCACGTCTCGATCGGTCAGGTCAGCGCTCTGGAGACCATCGCCCTGATGCGCAAGATGCCCGCCGAGGCGGTGCTGCGGATGGCGCTCGTCGGAAGCCACGAACGACTCACGGCCCAGCGAGCCTACGAGCTGGGCATGATCAGCCAGGTCGTCGACCCGCCCGAGAAGCTGCGTGAGGTTGCGCAGGAACTGGCCGAGAAGATCGCCAGGAATTCCCCGGCCGCAATGCGTGCCACCAAACGCGCGCTGTGGGGGGCGTTGGAATACGGACTGACCGACGCGTGCCGCGAAGGTGCCAAACACCTCACATCGATGTGGGGGCATCCCGACCAGAACGAGGGTCCGCTCGCGTTCGCCGACAAACGAACGCCGGATTGGCAACCGCTGGAGTCTGATTCATGA
- a CDS encoding SDR family NAD(P)-dependent oxidoreductase, giving the protein MPSLAFDNQVAIVTGAGGGLGRCHALELARRGARVVVNDLGSAVDGSGASISAAQAVVDEITAAGGTAIANGDSVATEDGGAAIVAAAMDAFGQVDILINNAGILRDAAFKNMTAEQFDAVIAVHLAGTFNVTRAVWPVMREQNYGRIVQTSSGTGLFGNFGQANYGAAKMGLVGMMHVLAIEGARSGININAIAPIARTRMTEGIMGEAGKALDPELVTPVVVYLSHRSCDRTAHIYSVGGGKVSRVFIGQTKGIEDADLSAESVAEAIDRIDDSSSYTIRGGP; this is encoded by the coding sequence ATGCCGTCACTCGCATTCGACAACCAGGTAGCCATCGTCACCGGTGCGGGCGGAGGTCTCGGCCGCTGCCACGCTCTTGAACTCGCCCGCCGCGGGGCGCGGGTCGTGGTCAACGACCTGGGTAGTGCGGTGGACGGCAGCGGCGCGTCGATCTCGGCTGCCCAGGCGGTTGTCGACGAGATCACGGCGGCGGGAGGTACGGCGATCGCCAACGGAGACTCGGTGGCGACGGAGGATGGCGGTGCCGCGATCGTCGCGGCGGCCATGGACGCCTTCGGCCAGGTCGACATCCTCATCAACAACGCGGGGATCCTGCGCGACGCCGCGTTCAAGAACATGACTGCCGAACAGTTCGACGCCGTCATCGCGGTGCACCTCGCGGGAACATTCAATGTCACCCGCGCCGTATGGCCCGTGATGCGCGAGCAGAACTACGGCCGGATCGTCCAAACTAGCTCTGGTACCGGTCTTTTCGGAAACTTCGGCCAGGCCAACTATGGCGCGGCGAAGATGGGACTGGTCGGCATGATGCATGTACTCGCCATTGAGGGCGCCCGCAGCGGCATCAACATCAACGCCATCGCGCCGATCGCCCGCACCCGGATGACGGAGGGCATCATGGGGGAAGCAGGTAAGGCGCTGGACCCCGAACTCGTCACACCGGTCGTCGTTTACCTGTCGCATCGCAGCTGTGACCGCACGGCCCACATCTACTCGGTGGGCGGCGGAAAGGTCTCGCGGGTGTTCATCGGTCAGACCAAGGGCATCGAGGACGCGGACCTCAGCGCGGAATCTGTCGCCGAGGCCATCGATCGGATCGATGACAGCTCGTCGTACACCATCCGCGGCGGGCCTTAA
- a CDS encoding enoyl-CoA hydratase/isomerase family protein — protein MSYDSVPGLRADQGGPVLRLTLDRADKRNAVDDTILDALIGHLVSAGIDESVRVIRIDAAGPDFCAGSDLVSNNARSERKPRVGSTQRRLPNKANRLIPLMLETQVPIVAVVRGWAAGLGFHIAMASDFCVAAENARFWEPFVARGFTPDSGAAWLLPRLIGMVRTRQLLMLGEEISGATAAEWGIIHDTHAEDQLDSAAEKLVAKLAGAPTVALGLTKWLLQSGNGLDLDRHLQNEAMALELSSRSDDFKEGLAAFRDKRDAKFQGR, from the coding sequence ATGAGTTATGACAGCGTGCCCGGACTCCGTGCCGACCAGGGTGGTCCAGTACTTCGCCTGACCCTCGACCGTGCCGACAAGCGAAATGCGGTCGACGACACGATCCTCGACGCTCTCATCGGACACCTTGTCTCGGCCGGAATCGACGAGTCCGTGCGTGTCATCCGCATCGACGCCGCAGGACCGGACTTCTGCGCCGGATCGGATCTCGTCTCGAACAACGCACGCTCCGAACGTAAACCGCGCGTGGGCAGTACACAGCGGCGGTTGCCAAACAAGGCCAACAGGCTGATCCCGCTCATGCTCGAAACCCAGGTGCCCATCGTGGCGGTGGTCCGAGGCTGGGCTGCGGGGCTCGGGTTCCACATCGCGATGGCATCCGACTTCTGTGTCGCGGCCGAGAATGCCCGGTTCTGGGAACCGTTCGTGGCCCGCGGATTCACCCCGGACAGCGGTGCGGCGTGGTTGCTCCCCCGCCTCATCGGCATGGTGCGGACGCGACAGCTGCTGATGCTTGGTGAAGAGATCTCCGGAGCCACCGCCGCCGAGTGGGGCATCATCCACGACACCCATGCGGAGGATCAGTTGGATTCGGCTGCAGAGAAACTGGTGGCAAAACTCGCCGGAGCGCCCACAGTGGCTCTGGGGCTCACCAAGTGGTTACTGCAGAGCGGCAACGGACTGGACCTCGACCGCCATCTTCAGAATGAAGCCATGGCGCTGGAGTTGTCCAGCCGAAGTGACGACTTCAAGGAGGGGCTCGCTGCCTTCCGCGATAAGCGCGACGCGAAGTTCCAGGGTCGATGA
- a CDS encoding enoyl-CoA hydratase/isomerase family protein, with amino-acid sequence MSTHERLVVEKSDGIGWLILNRPDAGNAFDALMLDELEAAWADLDADPDVRVIVNTANGRAFCTGMDVVQVARDKSAMRKHSRRTRDAELKISSWHCGVWKPVIAAVNGVCAGGGLHLVADADIVIAAESASFVDPHVSVGQAVAYEAITLLRKSPMEAITRMTLSGKGERISARRAYELGIVSEIVAPEELTTAAGRLAAAVAANSPNAMRATKKALWRSLEVGLSQAKREASDEIWRLRNHPDHAEGVQAWREKRAAHWRPLEVS; translated from the coding sequence GTGAGCACTCATGAGCGCCTCGTGGTCGAGAAGTCCGATGGCATCGGCTGGCTGATCCTCAACCGGCCCGACGCCGGTAATGCTTTCGATGCCTTGATGCTGGACGAACTGGAAGCCGCGTGGGCTGACCTGGACGCCGACCCCGATGTACGCGTGATCGTGAACACGGCGAACGGCAGGGCTTTCTGCACCGGTATGGACGTGGTGCAGGTCGCGCGTGACAAGTCGGCGATGCGCAAGCACTCTCGCCGGACACGTGATGCCGAACTGAAGATCTCATCGTGGCACTGCGGGGTCTGGAAGCCGGTGATCGCCGCCGTCAACGGCGTATGTGCCGGCGGTGGTCTGCATCTGGTGGCCGACGCGGACATCGTGATTGCCGCCGAATCGGCATCGTTCGTCGACCCCCACGTATCGGTGGGTCAGGCTGTGGCATACGAGGCGATCACGCTGTTGCGCAAGTCCCCGATGGAGGCCATCACCCGCATGACACTCAGCGGTAAGGGTGAACGCATCTCCGCCCGGCGTGCATACGAGCTCGGTATTGTGTCGGAAATCGTTGCACCGGAAGAACTCACGACTGCCGCCGGTCGGTTGGCCGCCGCCGTGGCAGCCAATTCACCGAACGCGATGCGCGCCACCAAAAAGGCCTTGTGGCGTTCGCTCGAAGTCGGTCTCTCCCAAGCCAAGCGCGAGGCCAGCGACGAGATATGGCGATTACGCAATCACCCCGACCATGCCGAGGGCGTTCAGGCCTGGCGTGAGAAGCGTGCCGCGCACTGGCGGCCGCTGGAGGTGTCATGA
- a CDS encoding class I adenylate-forming enzyme family protein produces the protein MSLADLLDGLPDIAVHTVDFDVMRADLVTSAHQLGTLLTESGLSTGEVVAAMLPNDAVTIAALFGTWLAGGVYTPLNPRAADTELATQLQTLRPVAIITTPDLAHRFSGFALPVATCSDLTWTLTPSSEHPIDPRRYDADVALLQFTSGTTGPPKPVPLRHATVLDLIDRLLAKLRGAKPPSAKANRPPMPNLVPLSLSLWAGIYQVLFAFRAGSGVVLMDRFSPTDFAALVKRHQLRSTVLPPAALTMVLHDDSVTDLAPLRIVRSITAPLSPVQAGRFRDKFGVIVLNSYGQTELGGEVVGWSAADAREWGETKLGSVGRPLPGIDVTIADDEVMVRTPTTAARNIDAAFLDRLTDDGWFHTGDLGWFDDDGFLWLDGRVSDMINRGGLKVFPGTVEDVLLAADGVREAAVVGVPDERLGEVPWAFVVRDDESISEDGLVTWCRERLTPYRVPARIVFIEQLPRNDVGKVVKRDLIELTTA, from the coding sequence ATGAGCTTGGCAGATCTTCTCGACGGACTGCCCGACATCGCCGTTCACACGGTCGATTTCGATGTCATGCGCGCGGATTTGGTTACGAGCGCACACCAGCTCGGCACGCTGCTCACCGAGAGCGGACTGAGCACCGGTGAGGTCGTGGCCGCGATGCTGCCCAACGATGCGGTGACCATTGCCGCGCTGTTCGGGACCTGGCTGGCCGGCGGTGTCTACACGCCGCTGAACCCCAGAGCAGCCGATACAGAACTCGCCACCCAGCTACAGACACTGCGTCCGGTTGCCATCATCACGACACCCGATCTCGCACATCGCTTCTCCGGTTTCGCACTTCCGGTCGCCACGTGTTCCGATCTGACGTGGACGCTCACCCCGTCGTCCGAGCACCCCATCGATCCCAGGCGCTATGACGCCGATGTGGCACTGTTGCAGTTCACGTCGGGCACAACCGGACCACCCAAGCCGGTACCGCTGCGGCACGCGACTGTGCTCGACCTGATCGACCGGTTACTGGCGAAGCTCCGCGGCGCAAAGCCCCCTTCCGCCAAGGCGAACCGGCCGCCGATGCCGAACCTCGTGCCGCTGTCACTGTCCCTGTGGGCAGGCATCTACCAGGTCCTGTTCGCGTTCCGCGCCGGCTCCGGCGTCGTGCTCATGGACCGGTTCTCTCCAACGGATTTCGCCGCCCTCGTCAAACGGCACCAGTTGCGCTCGACGGTGTTGCCACCTGCGGCACTGACAATGGTCTTGCACGACGACTCGGTGACCGACCTGGCTCCCTTGAGGATCGTCCGATCGATCACCGCTCCACTGTCCCCGGTGCAAGCCGGGCGGTTCCGGGACAAGTTCGGCGTGATCGTGCTCAACTCCTACGGTCAGACCGAACTCGGCGGCGAGGTCGTGGGGTGGTCAGCCGCCGACGCGCGCGAATGGGGTGAGACCAAGCTCGGCTCTGTTGGCCGGCCATTGCCCGGGATCGACGTGACGATCGCCGACGACGAGGTCATGGTCCGCACGCCGACGACAGCCGCCCGCAACATCGATGCCGCGTTCCTGGACAGGCTGACCGATGACGGCTGGTTCCACACCGGCGACCTGGGTTGGTTCGACGACGACGGTTTCCTGTGGCTTGACGGCAGGGTCTCGGACATGATCAACCGCGGCGGACTCAAGGTCTTTCCCGGCACGGTCGAGGACGTCCTGCTGGCTGCCGACGGTGTCCGGGAAGCCGCGGTGGTCGGTGTACCCGATGAGCGGCTCGGTGAGGTTCCGTGGGCGTTCGTGGTGCGCGATGACGAGTCGATCTCCGAGGACGGACTGGTGACGTGGTGCCGCGAGCGGTTGACGCCCTACCGTGTGCCCGCGCGAATAGTGTTCATCGAGCAGTTGCCTCGCAATGACGTCGGCAAGGTCGTCAAACGCGACCTCATCGAGTTGACAACGGCCTGA
- a CDS encoding acyl-CoA dehydrogenase family protein, giving the protein MTALSITEATSADDAVAEVRRWIDSEVPAQWLSAAAEGPDALRAVRSKEDYRQWYPTYAASGLVVPTWAPEHGGLGVGNEVARAIDRVLSPLRLARLNPLGLNNAAAALFSHGTEEQRLRFLPPIVRNEEKWCQLFSEPGAGSDLASLATRAVRDGDDWVITGQKVWTTWADEADFAILLARTDPEAPKHKGITYFLLDMHQPGVEVRPLRQITGEAEFNEVFIDNARIPDAHRVGEINDGWRVSASTLSSERQMVSGSGSGGMGRLGGSSAQRLITLAKETGKWTDPVVRNKVMRLWAQEQIRAWTNTRVRAALSAGQSPGAASSIGKVHQATLNQQIQDLMVDLLGAEAIAWPASEDPDALPRDVQGMMRSLANATEGGTTDINKNILGERVLGLPKEPDPWKGKPWKEIPRS; this is encoded by the coding sequence ATGACGGCGCTATCGATCACCGAAGCCACTTCTGCCGACGACGCGGTCGCCGAGGTGCGACGGTGGATCGATAGCGAGGTGCCCGCGCAGTGGCTGTCGGCAGCCGCCGAAGGTCCGGATGCCCTGAGGGCCGTTCGCAGCAAGGAGGACTACCGGCAGTGGTATCCGACCTATGCCGCGTCGGGTCTCGTGGTGCCGACCTGGGCACCAGAACACGGCGGTCTCGGCGTCGGCAATGAAGTGGCACGCGCCATCGACCGGGTCTTGAGTCCGCTGCGACTGGCCCGACTGAACCCGCTGGGTCTCAACAATGCGGCCGCAGCCCTGTTCAGTCACGGCACGGAGGAGCAGCGGCTCCGCTTCCTGCCGCCGATCGTGCGCAACGAAGAAAAGTGGTGCCAGCTGTTCAGTGAACCGGGCGCGGGTTCCGATCTCGCCTCGCTCGCGACCCGAGCGGTGCGCGACGGTGACGACTGGGTGATCACCGGACAGAAGGTGTGGACGACGTGGGCCGACGAGGCTGACTTCGCGATTCTGCTCGCTCGCACCGACCCGGAGGCGCCGAAGCACAAGGGCATCACGTACTTCCTCCTCGACATGCACCAACCGGGTGTAGAGGTGCGGCCGCTCCGCCAGATCACCGGCGAGGCCGAGTTCAACGAGGTCTTCATCGACAATGCACGGATCCCCGATGCCCACCGGGTGGGTGAGATCAACGACGGCTGGCGGGTCAGCGCGTCGACCCTCTCCAGTGAACGCCAGATGGTGTCCGGGTCGGGTTCCGGCGGAATGGGGCGCCTCGGCGGATCCAGCGCCCAGCGCCTGATCACTCTCGCCAAGGAGACCGGCAAGTGGACCGACCCAGTCGTGCGCAACAAGGTGATGCGTCTGTGGGCTCAGGAACAGATTCGGGCCTGGACCAATACCCGTGTGCGCGCGGCGCTTTCGGCCGGCCAGTCCCCTGGCGCCGCGTCGTCGATCGGCAAGGTCCACCAGGCCACCCTCAATCAGCAGATCCAGGATCTGATGGTTGACCTGCTCGGCGCCGAGGCGATCGCCTGGCCCGCGAGCGAGGATCCGGATGCGCTTCCCCGGGATGTCCAGGGCATGATGCGCAGCCTCGCCAACGCGACCGAGGGCGGCACCACCGATATCAACAAGAACATCCTCGGCGAACGCGTCCTCGGACTACCCAAGGAGCCGGATCCGTGGAAGGGCAAGCCCTGGAAGGAAATTCCGCGCTCGTGA
- a CDS encoding amidohydrolase family protein, producing the protein MNKEDMILISVDDHIVEPPDMFKNHLQKKYLDEAPRLVHNPDGSDTWQFRDIVIPNVALNAVAGRPKEEYGLEPQGLDEIRPGCYKVDERVKDMNAGGILGSMCFPSFPGFAGRLFATEDHEFSLALVQAYNDWHVEEWCGAYPARFIPMTLPVIWDAEACAAEIRRNAKRGVHSLTFTENPAAMGYPSFHDFDYWKPMWDALVDTDTVLNVHIGSSGRLAITAPDAPMDVMITLQPMNIVQAAADLLWSKPIKEYPDLKIALSEGGTGWIPYFLERADRTYEMHSTWTGQDFGKQKPSEVFRDHFLTCFISDHVGVALRNDVGIDNICWEADYPHSDSMWPGAPEQLDEVLKEHHVPDVEVNKMTYENAMRWYHWDPFTHITKEQATVGALRKAAEGHDVSIQALSKHEHGGGGASDWQSQMSKVAQNSAGKD; encoded by the coding sequence ATGAATAAAGAAGACATGATCCTGATCAGCGTTGATGATCACATTGTCGAGCCGCCGGACATGTTCAAGAACCATCTGCAGAAGAAGTACCTGGATGAGGCGCCGCGGCTGGTGCACAACCCGGACGGCAGCGACACCTGGCAGTTCCGCGACATCGTGATCCCCAATGTTGCGTTGAACGCGGTCGCGGGCAGGCCCAAGGAGGAGTACGGCCTGGAGCCGCAGGGTCTCGATGAGATCCGCCCCGGCTGCTACAAGGTCGATGAGCGGGTCAAGGACATGAACGCCGGCGGCATCCTCGGTTCGATGTGTTTCCCGTCGTTCCCGGGGTTCGCGGGCCGGTTGTTCGCGACCGAGGATCACGAGTTCTCGCTGGCGCTGGTGCAGGCTTATAACGACTGGCACGTCGAGGAGTGGTGCGGCGCGTATCCGGCGCGGTTCATCCCGATGACGCTGCCGGTGATCTGGGACGCCGAGGCGTGCGCGGCGGAGATCCGGCGCAATGCCAAGCGTGGGGTGCACTCGCTGACGTTCACCGAGAACCCGGCCGCGATGGGTTACCCCAGCTTCCACGACTTCGATTACTGGAAGCCGATGTGGGATGCACTGGTGGACACCGACACCGTGCTCAACGTGCACATCGGTTCCTCGGGCCGGCTGGCGATCACCGCTCCGGACGCCCCGATGGACGTGATGATCACACTGCAGCCGATGAACATCGTGCAGGCCGCCGCGGATCTGTTGTGGTCCAAGCCGATCAAGGAGTACCCCGATCTCAAGATCGCGCTGTCCGAGGGCGGCACGGGGTGGATTCCCTACTTCCTGGAACGCGCCGATCGCACGTACGAGATGCATTCGACGTGGACGGGGCAGGACTTCGGTAAGCAGAAGCCCTCAGAGGTGTTCCGCGACCACTTCCTGACCTGTTTCATCTCCGATCATGTCGGGGTGGCACTGCGCAACGACGTGGGCATCGACAACATCTGCTGGGAAGCCGACTACCCGCACTCCGACTCGATGTGGCCCGGCGCCCCCGAGCAGCTCGACGAGGTCCTCAAAGAACACCACGTGCCCGACGTCGAGGTCAACAAGATGACCTACGAGAACGCGATGCGCTGGTATCACTGGGACCCCTTCACCCACATCACCAAGGAACAGGCCACCGTTGGTGCGTTACGCAAAGCCGCCGAAGGCCACGACGTCAGCATCCAGGCCCTGAGCAAGCACGAGCACGGCGGCGGCGGTGCATCGGACTGGCAGTCCCAGATGAGCAAGGTCGCCCAAAACAGCGCAGGCAAGGACTGA
- a CDS encoding enoyl-CoA hydratase-related protein — MAAMNDEASGIDSSVGDDGVQRITINRAESANSLSPLARNALAEAFQHASDDPSVRAVLLGAAGTRHFCAGAGLGPRRDESDRQPLSDKRPGDIARMLQQGWQRLVGSILDCDKPVVTAVKGIAVGAGSSLVLASDLVVMSTEATLVEAFVHRGILPDSGAIHLLTRIVGLRKAAELLMLGEPVDAATCEHLGLVNRLVEPNRVEAVAEELAQRLASGPTVMLSLTKRLLAVSSESGRDRAFEQEAWAAEVVSHTADLQEGLRSFAERREPRFQGF, encoded by the coding sequence ATGGCAGCGATGAATGACGAAGCGTCAGGGATCGATTCTTCGGTCGGAGACGATGGGGTGCAACGCATCACCATCAACCGGGCCGAATCTGCAAACTCGTTGTCTCCCTTGGCCCGTAACGCCTTGGCCGAGGCTTTCCAGCACGCCAGTGACGATCCGAGTGTGCGTGCGGTGCTGCTGGGTGCCGCGGGGACCCGGCATTTCTGCGCGGGTGCAGGTCTCGGGCCCCGTCGCGATGAATCTGACAGGCAACCGTTGTCCGACAAGCGACCGGGGGACATTGCCCGAATGCTGCAGCAGGGATGGCAGCGTCTGGTCGGATCGATCCTGGACTGCGACAAGCCCGTCGTGACCGCCGTGAAGGGCATTGCCGTCGGCGCGGGATCGAGTCTTGTGTTGGCATCTGATCTCGTCGTCATGTCCACGGAGGCAACACTTGTCGAGGCGTTCGTACACCGCGGCATACTGCCCGACTCCGGTGCGATCCACCTGTTGACACGTATCGTCGGTCTACGAAAGGCCGCCGAACTCCTGATGCTCGGTGAGCCCGTCGACGCCGCGACGTGTGAGCACCTTGGACTCGTCAACCGGTTGGTGGAACCGAATCGCGTCGAGGCCGTCGCCGAGGAACTCGCGCAACGCCTGGCTTCGGGCCCGACGGTGATGCTGAGCCTGACGAAACGGTTGTTGGCGGTGTCGTCGGAGTCCGGTCGCGATCGCGCGTTCGAGCAGGAGGCGTGGGCCGCCGAGGTGGTGTCGCACACGGCGGATCTGCAAGAAGGGTTACGGTCCTTCGCCGAGCGCCGCGAGCCCCGCTTTCAGGGCTTTTAA
- a CDS encoding Zn-ribbon domain-containing OB-fold protein encodes MDVPVGPNRPTLDSDSESWWQAIQDRRLLVNACVSCGRNSLYMRPFCPHCWSTEVAPAPASGRATLYTWSVVRQNAAPFDVRTPYVVAMVDLVEGPRLMTVVEDCPIETLTAGMELTIAFRDDDGFTVPVFRPPTDVERKSDE; translated from the coding sequence GGGCCGAACCGCCCGACCCTAGACTCCGACAGCGAGTCGTGGTGGCAGGCTATTCAGGACCGGCGCTTGCTGGTCAATGCGTGCGTGTCGTGCGGACGTAATTCGTTGTACATGCGGCCCTTCTGTCCGCACTGCTGGAGTACCGAGGTCGCGCCGGCACCGGCGTCCGGACGGGCCACGCTCTATACGTGGAGCGTCGTCCGCCAGAACGCAGCGCCCTTCGACGTCCGCACGCCGTATGTTGTGGCGATGGTCGACCTCGTCGAGGGTCCGCGGCTGATGACAGTGGTTGAGGATTGCCCAATCGAAACGCTCACTGCCGGAATGGAACTCACGATCGCCTTTCGTGATGACGACGGCTTCACCGTCCCGGTCTTCCGACCGCCGACGGATGTCGAAAGGAAAAGTGATGAATAA